A window of the Gorilla gorilla gorilla isolate KB3781 chromosome 8, NHGRI_mGorGor1-v2.1_pri, whole genome shotgun sequence genome harbors these coding sequences:
- the LOC101143280 gene encoding procathepsin L-like: MDNPFRYVQENRGLDSEASYPCEGKVKTCGYNPKYSAANDTGFVDIPSREKDLAKAVATVGPISFAVGASHVSFQFYKKGIYFEPRCDPEGLDHAMLLVGYSYEGADSDNNKYWPVKNSWGKNWGMDGYIKMAKDWRNNCGIATAASYPTV; the protein is encoded by the exons ATGGATAATCCCTTCCGGTATGTTCAGGAGAACAGAGGCCTGGACTCTGAGGCATCCTATCCATGTGAAGGAAAG GTTAAAACCTGTGGGTACAATCCCAAGTATTCTGCTGCTAATGACACTGGCTTTGTGGACATCCCTTCACGGGAGAAGGACCTGGCGAAGGCAGTGGCAACTGTGGGGCCCATCTCTTTTGCTGTTGGTGCAAGCCATGTCTCCTTCCAGTTCTATAAAAAAG GAATTTATTTTGAGCCACGCTGTGACCCTGAAGGCCTGGATCATGCTATGCTGCTGGTTGGCTACAGCTATGAAGGAGCAGACTCAGATAACAATAAATATTGGCCGGTGAAGAACAG CTGGGGTAAAAACTGGGGCATGGATGGCTACATAAAGATGGCCAAAGACTGGAGGAACAACTGTGGAATTGCCACAGCAGCCAGCTACCCCACTGTGTGA